The following proteins come from a genomic window of Salvia hispanica cultivar TCC Black 2014 chromosome 4, UniMelb_Shisp_WGS_1.0, whole genome shotgun sequence:
- the LOC125224560 gene encoding protein NUCLEAR FUSION DEFECTIVE 4-like — MVEAKVSPMSLALHVVRGRWFSLFASFLIMAGAGATYLFGVYSKEIKASLGYDQTTLNLLGFFKDLGANFGVLSGLIAEVTPTWFVLLVGSAMNFTGYFMIWLAVTGRIATPKVWHMCAYICIGANSQNFANTGALVTSVRNFPESRGSMIGLLKGFTGLSGAILTQLYLAVYGNDSKALILLIAWLPAALSVLFVYTIRELKVVRQTTDELNIFYQFLSVSILLALFIMAMTILQKFVPFSPAAYAGSATVVCAALFLPLLIAIREESKTWRDQIQIQTITPPPQITIQNPVNEEEKSTAKASWFTHTFLNKPERGEDYTILQALLSTDMIVLFVATFCGLGTSLTAVDNLGQIGESLGYPQKTINTFVSLLSIWNYFGRIFAGFVSESLLTKYKFPRTLMMTLVLLLSCTGLLLIAFPFPGSVYAASVIIGFSFGAQLPLLFAIISELFGLKYYSTLFNCGQLASPLGSYVLNVKVTGPLYDREALRELGKKGLSRSATKELICIGARCYRSAFVILASVTFFGAVSSLILVARTREFYKGDIYKKFRAETETTTTTTQLDVSTNH, encoded by the coding sequence ATGGTTGAGGCGAAAGTTAGTCCAATGAGCTTGGCGTTGCACGTGGTACGCGGGCGGTGGTTCTCCCTCTTCGCGTCGTTCCTGATAATGGCCGGCGCCGGCGCCACGTATCTCTTCGGCGTCTACTCCAAGGAGATCAAGGCCTCTCTCGGCTACGACCAGACGACGCTCAACCTCCTGGGCTTCTTCAAAGACCTCGGCGCCAACTTCGGGGTCCTTTCCGGCCTCATCGCCGAGGTCACGCCCACGTGGTTCGTGCTCCTCGTCGGATCCGCGATGAACTTCACCGGCTACTTCATGATATGGCTGGCCGTCACCGGCCGAATCGCCACCCCCAAAGTGTGGCACATGTGCGCGTACATATGCATCGGAGCCAATTCGCAGAACTTCGCCAACACCGGCGCGCTCGTGACCTCCGTCAGGAACTTCCCCGAGAGCCGCGGCAGCATGATCGGCCTGCTCAAGGGCTTCACAGGGCTGAGCGGCGCCATCCTCACGCAGCTCTACCTCGCCGTCTACGGCAACGACTCCAAGGCCTTGATCCTCCTCATCGCCTGGCTCCCCGCCGCCCTCTCCGTCCTCTTCGTCTACACCATCCGCGAGTTGAAGGTCGTCCGTCAGACCACCGACGAGCTCAACATCTTCTACCAGTTCCTCTCCGTTTCCATTCTCCTCGCGCTCTTCATCATGGCCATGACTATCCTCCAGAAATTCGTCCCCTTCTCGCCCGCGGCCTACGCAGGCAGCGCCACCGTGGTCTGTGCAGCACTGTTTCTACCTCTGCTCATCGCCATCAGAGAAGAATCCAAAACTTGGAGGGATCAGATTCAGATTCAGACCATCACTCCTCCTCCCCAAATAACCATACAAAATCCGGTTAACGAGGAAGAGAAATCAACAGCCAAAGCATCTTGGTTCACTCACACATTCTTGAATAAGCCCGAGAGAGGGGAAGACTACACAATACTCCAAGCCCTCTTGAGCACCGACATGATTGTCCTGTTTGTCGCAACCTTCTGCGGATTAGGTACAAGCTTAACCGCCGTGGACAACCTCGGCCAGATCGGGGAATCGCTGGGCTACCCGCAGAAGACGATCAACACATTCGTCTCACTTCTCAGCATATGGAATTACTTCGGGAGAATCTTCGCAGGATTCGTGTCGGAGAGTCTTCTCACCAAATACAAGTTCCCTCGGACGCTAATGATGACATTAGTCCTGTTATTATCCTGCACCGGCCTCCTCCTCATCGCCTTCCCATTTCCAGGATCGGTCTATGCAGCATCAGTGATAATCGGGTTCTCGTTCGGGGCTCAGCTGCCGTTGCTCTTCGCCATAATCTCAGAGCTGTTCGGCCTCAAGTACTACTCCACATTGTTCAACTGCGGGCAGCTGGCGAGCCCGCTGGGGTCGTACGTGCTGAACGTGAAGGTGACCGGGCCGCTCTACGACAGGGAGGCGTTGAGGGAGCTGGGGAAGAAAGGGTTGAGCAGATCGGCGACCAAGGAGCTCATCTGCATCGGCGCCAGATGCTATCGGTCGGCGTTTGTGATTCTGGCTTCGGTGACCTTCTTCGGAGCGGTGTCATCTCTTATTTTAGTGGCGAGGACGAGGGAGTTTTACAAGGGAGATATTTACAAGAAGTTTAGAGCCGAAACAGAGACTACTACGACTACTACTCAATTGGATGTGTCCACCAATCACTAA
- the LOC125185485 gene encoding shugoshin-1, whose product MKGDKMAKRSSFGSMVRRRLSDITNSLPQPKSPAFPEKHFLSDNASANQHIDYLVKEKMALMKLIQEKNKVIEFSGSEVQNLKTCLQKMQLQNWTLAQTNSHMLAEVNLGKQRLKALQHEVACKDTLLKTKILQLKGKEEVNVKKQVIQEAEEVTEGLEMNDDTRPRAANGRRRLSRSASLGSSMISQQYAEMETALSKRHCVRRESGGGMLDSIEGRRPSISRPLRMAVEKVQSYKEIPLNIKMRRSH is encoded by the exons ATGAAAGGGGataaaatggcaaaaagaTCTTCATTCGGAAGCATGGTGAGAAGAAGGCTCTCTGATATTACTAATTCCCTGCCTCAGCCAAAATCGCCAGCATTTCCTGAAAAACATTTTCTATCTGATAATGCTTCAGCTAACCAACACATTGACTATCTTGTTAAG GAAAAGATGGCCTTGATGAAGCTCATTCAAGAAAAGAA CAAAGTTATAGAATTTAGTGGAAGTGAGgtccaaaatttgaaaacatgtCTTCAGAAAATGCAGCTGCAAAACTGGACTCTTGCTCAGACAAATAGTCATATGCTAGCG GAAGTTAATTTGGGCAAACAAAGG TTGAAAGCATTACAACACGAAGTAGCCTGCAAAGACACACTTCTCAAAACAAAGATATTGCAGCTCAAG GGGAAAGAGGAAGTGAATGTAAAAAAACAAGTTATTCAG GAAGCAGAGGAGGTAACAGAGGGTTTGGAAATGAATGACGATACTAGGCCTCGAGCTGCCAACGGGAGGCGCCGTCTCTCCAGAAGTGCAT CTCTAGGCAGCTCAATGATATCTCAGCAATATGCTGAAATGGAGACAGCACTAAGCAAAAG GCATTGTGTGAGAAGAGAATCTGGTGGTGGTATGTTGGACAGTATTGAAGGGCGGAGACCATCCATCTCCAGACCATTGCGTATGGCAGTGGAAAAGGTTCAGTCTTACAAAGAAATACCTCTCAACATCAAAATGAGGAGATCACATTGA